One Halalkalicoccus sp. NIPERK01 genomic region harbors:
- a CDS encoding EamA family transporter has protein sequence MNYLLWALLALLAYTFVAPLMSVATTDVPSDVAVIVSNTMLVIGAAAVVVFSREPVAEYLTHPDAPYMYAAGICLAVGILAYYRALAMGPVSVVVPVFGMFIVTSSLVGFVALDEPLTARKAAGIGFAALAVYLTAVE, from the coding sequence ATGAACTACCTGCTGTGGGCGCTTCTGGCGCTGCTCGCGTACACCTTCGTCGCCCCGCTGATGAGCGTCGCCACGACCGACGTGCCCAGCGACGTCGCCGTCATCGTCTCGAACACCATGCTCGTGATCGGTGCCGCCGCCGTCGTCGTCTTCTCCCGGGAACCCGTCGCGGAGTACCTCACCCACCCCGACGCGCCCTACATGTACGCCGCCGGGATCTGTCTCGCGGTGGGTATCCTCGCGTACTACCGCGCGCTCGCGATGGGGCCGGTCAGCGTCGTCGTCCCGGTCTTCGGGATGTTCATCGTCACGAGTTCGCTGGTGGGGTTCGTCGCGCTCGACGAACCGCTCACGGCGCGGAAGGCCGCCGGGATCGGCTTTGCTGCCCTCGCGGTCTACCTCACGGCCGTCGAGTGA
- a CDS encoding aminotransferase class I/II-fold pyridoxal phosphate-dependent enzyme, with protein sequence MRTSERVGRVPPSGIRKFFELAEEREDVISLGVGEPDFSAPWAARDAAIGSLERGLTSYTANRGMRELREEIARHCAEHYDLRYDPGEEIIVTTGVSEGVDVALRALVDPGDRVAMVDPSYVSYRPGVLLAGGEPLPVRTREDEEFRLTYGALERAGASEADLLVLCYPNNPTGAVMREEHLEPVAEFCGEHDLRVLSDEIYADLTYEGGHTSIATLDGMRERTIVFNGFSKAYAMTGLRLGYALGPVEGIGAMNRIHQYSMLSAPTTAQHAALEALRTCDDEVEEMVRAFNRRRRFVLSRFEEMGLDCFEAKGAFYVFPEVPGDDEAFAEGLLESEGVAVVPGSVFGEAGEGHLRVSYASGLPRLKEAMDRIERFVGTRPR encoded by the coding sequence GTGAGGACCTCCGAACGCGTCGGGCGGGTTCCGCCCTCGGGGATCAGGAAGTTCTTCGAACTCGCCGAGGAGCGCGAGGACGTCATCTCGCTCGGCGTCGGCGAACCCGACTTCTCGGCGCCGTGGGCCGCCCGCGACGCCGCCATCGGTTCGCTGGAACGGGGTTTGACCTCCTACACCGCGAATCGAGGGATGCGCGAACTCCGCGAGGAGATCGCCCGCCATTGTGCGGAGCACTACGACCTGCGCTACGATCCGGGGGAGGAGATCATCGTCACCACGGGCGTCAGCGAGGGCGTCGACGTCGCACTCAGAGCGCTGGTCGACCCCGGCGACCGGGTCGCGATGGTCGATCCCTCCTACGTCTCCTACCGACCGGGCGTGTTGCTCGCCGGGGGCGAACCGCTGCCCGTGCGCACCCGCGAGGACGAGGAGTTTCGACTGACCTACGGGGCGCTTGAGCGAGCGGGCGCGAGCGAGGCCGACCTCCTCGTCCTGTGTTACCCGAACAACCCGACGGGTGCGGTCATGCGCGAGGAGCACCTCGAACCCGTCGCCGAGTTCTGCGGCGAGCACGACCTCCGGGTCCTCTCGGACGAGATCTACGCCGACCTCACCTACGAGGGCGGGCACACCTCGATCGCCACCCTCGACGGCATGCGCGAGCGCACGATCGTGTTCAACGGCTTCTCCAAGGCGTACGCGATGACCGGCCTTCGCCTCGGGTACGCCCTCGGCCCCGTCGAGGGGATCGGCGCGATGAACCGCATCCACCAGTACTCGATGCTCTCGGCGCCGACGACCGCCCAGCACGCCGCCCTCGAAGCGCTCAGGACGTGCGACGACGAGGTCGAGGAGATGGTGCGGGCGTTCAACCGTCGACGGCGGTTCGTCCTCTCTCGCTTCGAGGAGATGGGGCTGGACTGTTTCGAGGCCAAGGGCGCTTTTTACGTCTTCCCCGAGGTCCCGGGCGACGACGAGGCGTTCGCCGAGGGATTACTGGAATCGGAGGGCGTCGCCGTCGTCCCCGGCTCCGTCTTCGGCGAGGCCGGCGAGGGCCACCTCCGGGTGTCGTACGCGAGCGGCCTCCCCCGACTGAAGGAGGCGATGGACCGGATCGAGCGGTTCGTCGGTACGCGACCTCGTTGA
- a CDS encoding Lrp/AsnC family transcriptional regulator yields the protein MEPKRELLDALCANARTETADLARQTGLSESEVEATIADLEDEGTIRGYQAIVDWEAVDEDHARAAVELNVTLDRETGYAEVSERLAKFPEVSSLHLVSGNYDFLMIVEAGSVRKISRFVSEKVAPVPEVTQTVTHFVMETYKEGGIEMDGDDDDRLSVSP from the coding sequence ATGGAGCCGAAACGCGAACTGCTCGACGCCCTCTGTGCGAACGCCCGCACCGAGACGGCGGACCTCGCGCGCCAGACCGGCCTCTCCGAGAGCGAGGTCGAGGCGACCATCGCCGACCTCGAAGACGAGGGAACGATCCGGGGCTATCAGGCGATCGTCGACTGGGAGGCGGTCGACGAGGACCACGCCCGCGCCGCGGTCGAACTCAACGTCACGCTCGACCGCGAGACGGGCTACGCGGAGGTCTCCGAGCGCCTCGCGAAGTTCCCCGAGGTCTCCTCGCTGCACCTCGTCAGCGGGAACTACGACTTCCTGATGATCGTTGAGGCGGGTTCAGTGAGAAAGATCTCCCGGTTCGTCAGCGAGAAGGTCGCGCCCGTCCCCGAGGTGACCCAGACGGTGACCCACTTCGTGATGGAGACGTACAAGGAGGGCGGCATCGAGATGGACGGCGACGACGACGACCGCCTGTCGGTCTCGCCATGA
- a CDS encoding thioredoxin family protein, whose protein sequence is MALQASDSDLERGDPAPEFDLLGTDGETHSPTDFADHELLLVVFTCNHCPYARAKIEPLNDIAADYDEVAVVGINANDSEEYPEDSFERMEELVADGTVEYDAYLRDESQEVARAYGAVCTPDPFLFREEGGEFRLVYHGRIDDAHDPDAEPTEHDMREAIESALAGGEVAVEERPSRGCSIKWREA, encoded by the coding sequence ATGGCACTCCAAGCGTCCGACAGCGACCTCGAACGCGGCGACCCGGCCCCCGAGTTCGACCTCCTCGGAACCGACGGCGAGACGCACTCCCCGACCGATTTCGCGGATCACGAACTCCTCCTCGTGGTCTTCACCTGCAACCACTGTCCCTACGCGAGGGCGAAGATCGAGCCGCTGAACGACATCGCGGCCGACTACGACGAGGTGGCGGTCGTCGGGATCAACGCCAACGACTCCGAAGAATATCCCGAGGACTCCTTCGAGCGAATGGAGGAACTCGTCGCCGACGGCACCGTCGAGTACGACGCCTACCTGCGCGACGAGTCCCAGGAGGTCGCGCGCGCCTACGGCGCGGTCTGTACGCCGGATCCGTTCCTCTTTCGAGAGGAGGGAGGGGAGTTTCGCCTCGTCTACCACGGCCGGATCGACGACGCCCACGACCCCGACGCCGAACCGACCGAACACGACATGCGCGAGGCCATCGAGTCGGCCCTCGCGGGCGGGGAGGTCGCCGTCGAGGAACGCCCCTCGCGTGGCTGTTCGATCAAGTGGC